A section of the Dictyoglomus sp. NZ13-RE01 genome encodes:
- a CDS encoding ABC transporter: MIEKVINPIFRYLFYSFLILYGYKERANIAVFILGNAILLSSISALKGIGIIYFSERQQGTLMYFIVSPRSRMRIILQKIFFHILDAFLTVLIVLTIMFIGFKLYYPLHQFIYIFLLVIIGVVSVSLFGSLIASLGLLTRDINMLLNGVEVLMILLSGVNIPISKFPVFLKYLSCVFPLSHLIEGLNYIVQDRISMAIPYITSEIILLFIYFLLGNFIIKFLEHKARHIGNIDFY, from the coding sequence ATGATTGAAAAAGTTATCAATCCTATATTTAGATATCTTTTTTATTCTTTTTTGATATTGTACGGATATAAAGAAAGGGCTAATATTGCAGTTTTTATTTTAGGAAATGCCATTCTCCTTTCTTCAATAAGTGCTTTAAAGGGAATAGGTATAATTTATTTTTCTGAAAGACAGCAGGGTACATTGATGTATTTTATCGTAAGTCCTCGCTCGCGCATGAGAATTATTCTCCAAAAGATATTTTTCCATATTCTTGACGCTTTTCTTACAGTATTAATTGTATTAACCATTATGTTTATAGGTTTCAAATTATATTATCCTCTTCATCAGTTTATATATATTTTTTTATTGGTGATAATAGGAGTAGTATCAGTGAGCCTTTTTGGAAGTCTTATAGCAAGCTTAGGGCTCTTAACCAGAGATATAAATATGCTTCTTAATGGAGTAGAGGTATTAATGATTTTACTAAGTGGTGTTAATATTCCTATATCAAAATTTCCAGTGTTTTTAAAATATTTATCTTGCGTCTTCCCTCTCTCACATCTTATTGAAGGACTAAATTATATAGTACAAGATAGGATATCTATGGCAATACCTTACATAACTTCTGAGATTATATTACTTTTCATATATTTTCTTTTAGGTAATTTTATAATCAAATTTTTAGAGCATAAAGCAAGACACATTGGAAATATTGATTTTTACTAA